tgttttcttatTTGATAACACAATCAAAACAACTTGACTGTGGGTTGGTAACCCTTTCGGATGAGTAGAGCCGCAAAGCACACTAGGGTAAAGTAAGAGTTGGGAGGCAACTGGTTAGGTGATAGGTTGTAAAATTGTAGAGTATTAGAGATAAAAGGGTGGAAGGGTAGTCTAAGCCCAGTCTTGAAGTAATTAGCATACAAACATACCTCATCCAAACCTTGTTGAAGGGTCAATTTAGAGGTGGAGGGCACCTTGAGGCGAATagtgctaaaaaaaaaaatattaggtgCGCAGAAAACACATATCATCCAATGCTAAACAAGATCTGACACTCTTCACACTAACTACAATTGAAGATTAACCCTAAGAAGTTTCCATTTTACAAGGCAGTGGGTTTCTAGAGAAAGAATAACGGAAAAAATCAACACTTCTATTCACCaagaagataaaaaataataCTTTTTGATAATTTTGAAGAACACATTAAGAACAACCAAGAACAATCAAAGGAAATTCAAAAACATACAAGTATAGATTCTAACATTCAAAACAAATATTACTAAGGGATGAAGACAAtgaaagagagaaggaaagaacACATACCCTCTAGTAAAAGCTACCTCCTCCTAGATGAGAAGAATACGAAGGAGAAGAAGGCTATTCATAGAGAAGCGATTGCACAACTTATGATGCTTTGTGCGCACCTGCCCATTTGATGAGCAAAACTCACAAGGCGACCCAAGAGTGAGAACGACTCAGCAAAATACGcaatatgtatgtataaacaggcaAATCCCCGGTACTTATATCTGGTaatgtatatatgtaaagtgtattttggttccgctgcttaggtaatatgtatgtataaacaggtaaatccccGGTACTTATGGGTCCCTGTTAACTTTGactgtgtattatggtatcagagtattattagagtaataatattgtatgtaaaaaaaaaaggttctaAACTCAGGGCGTTACAACTCACCAACTTAACAAAGCACAACTCACAAGTAGATGAAAATACTTACTCACCAAGAAGCTACTCTATAGAAAAGTACAATATTGTTTGGTGAAAACTGCTTAGTAGATAAAACATAACAAAAATTTTCTCTAAAGAAAGGTGCAATTGATTGTCTGACTAAAATTTGACCAAACTAATTATTGATTCACCACACATAACAACTGAAAAAGACCCAAAATGGTTAAAGATCCAATCCAACGGCTTGGAAGAAGATAAAAGTTAGAATTTTGCTCGAAGAGAGCCAAAGAACACTAATCGGTTTGGACTTAGCCAAACTTAGTTAAAGCAGCTCGAATTGGGCCATCCTCCAGTTTTCCTGGCTCGAATTGAGCCGAATCCTTGAAACTGGCTCGAATTGAGCTACCCCCTGAAACCTGCTTGGATCGAGCCATCTTCCAGTCATATTGACTCGGATTGAGTCAACCCTTTAAAATCGACTTGAATTGAGTTGAATCCTTGAAACCAGCTCGAATTGAGCCATCATCCTATAAAATTGCCTCGAACTGAGCCAATCCCTTGAAACCAGCTTGGATCGAGCCATCCTCCATTCATCCCGCCTTGAATTGAGCCGACCTTTTAAAATCAGCTCAAATTGAGCTGATCCCTTAACACTGGCTCGGATTAAGCTGACCCCTCAACATAGGCTTGGATTGAGCCATTAGCCTTGGAAACCGGCTTGAATTGAGCCAACCATTGAGACCGACTCGGATTGAGCTGATCCCCCTGAAATTGACTTAGATAGAGCCCAAAATTGGCTCAAGATTAAGCCATACTTCCTTAAGGCGGCTTGGTGTGAGCCCAGACCATCTGGATTGGCTTTTGATGAGCTAAACGCTCCTACATAGCTCGAATGGAGCCAAAGCTCTTCAAAATGGTTCGATTTGAGTTTGAACTCCCATATGGCTCAAATTGAgccatgattttaaaaatgacTCATGTTGAAATAAGTTTGCTTAAACAGCTCCAGGTTGAGTCAAATAACACACAAGATCGCTTAGATTGAGCCAAAATAGTAGGTGACCCAAAATACTCTTAAATTTCAAAACTGAATTTCTTTTATTCGAGAGTAAATGAGGGCAATTGATATAGCCAAGATTAATAGGCATATTAACAAGGGGTTGCAATCAAGAAACCACCAATACTCTCTAGCATAAATGCCCTTAAATTAATCCGTAACCCCCATAAACAAAATAATGCACCCATAAATACTGAATTAAATAAGGGCATGCCTCCATTACTATAAAAGGGGTACATTGAGAGGAGTTAAGCATCCCATCCTCATCCACTTCTTTTTTACTGTTGTAATCTAAACCTCCCACAATTCTCGACTTAAACATCAGAGTGATCCCTCAAAGTATACTTTGGGTCCTCCAAGCTATTCTTGCTAGAATCCTTACAGGTGGTCGCGATCGAAGATTAATCCACTCACGCTATTTAGTTTTTGGCagcaacaaatatatatatatatatatatatatatatatatatatatatatatatatattgctaggTGAAAAACAAAATGTTTCATTAAGTAAGTTAGATGCCACAAACCAATATTGTCTTTGCAcgttttttctctctctcaaaatttgcatattcattttttttttcattctatttCTACGTACTCCGCTAAATATACAAAAAGAGTGATAAAGTACAAAATCGTTTAGGTTGCATTTGATTTTCCAAATGCATATTTCCAAGAACAAATTAATTTTAGTACTTCGTTACAATTAGGTATAcacaaataaattaataaattaagttgtTACTATAAAGATGTTCTAATAAATAattctatataaatattttttatactaCAAGTACTTTATAATAGTTATTATATGtctattttaatttaatttgtcAATAAGcacttatatttatatacacatatctgCATATAGATTGTAACAATATGTGTTTgacatttaaatttaaaagtacTTATCCTAGGAGggattttgtatttgaatttgtataaaattggataagatgtaatacatatttatattaaattttattcaaatccatcaaaattcaaattcaaggctTGAAATCTATGCTATCAAATACaacaattgttttttttttttttagcatgaTAGGTATTTTATGTTAGATACAAAACACACTTAACAAAAAACTATTGCAATAATATGTAGAAGTATTTAGCAAATGTTTTACAAGTAAATTTCATAAAAATAGAATTTAGGTAAGATAAAAAGCatgaacaaaaaatataaatatcaacTACAGTTTGCCAATAAtaatttgaaattcttaaaactCAATATCATGCGAATATTAATATGAATAATAGTATTGTTTACTAAAAACCAAACATCAAGTACAACTTGTCCATGTGTTTGAGGTCaagaataattaattaaaaaaatataattcaaaatCTCTCCCAAAGGAACCATCAATTTGCCGACTAAGATCttattctttgatttttttttcttttcaaaatatacaaaatttttatttttattttttaaaatttatttttatgctAGCAATCTCTTatgcataaataaataatagtctACATAATTTAAAATGCATATTTATtagaatcttttaaaaaatagataGGCATAATAATCACTGAGTACATTATTAAATgagattaataattaaattaaattcaaatttaacttatttaatggtttgatttaGAGATggtacaaaaattatatttacaaTTTAAACAGTCAAGTTCAACATTTACTTTATGGGGcccacattttaaaaaaaattattttcgaCCCACCCACCCAAAAAAGTTGACACATGCACCCACCTACACCCTCTCCTCCTTCTCCCGCTGTCCGGCGCCTGCGTCTCCAACCTCCCAACACAACGCCATTTGAAAGATCGCACCTCGTTCTCGTCGCCCGTCGGCGGATTCTCCCACGTCCCTCTCCTTCATAAACCCTATATCCCACCCATTCTCTCTGAATTTTCTCTCTTCGTAGAAATGGCCTTGGCTACGCCCTCTAACACTCTCCTCCACACCCATTTTCTCCCGAGCAAGCACTCTGCTGTTCCATATCTCTCTTCTACGGTGCCCTCTTCGCTTTCCCCCTCTAATCGCCGTCCCCTTGTCGTCCGGAGCTCCATAGCCGTCTCGCCGTCGCCGGCCCTGAAGGCCTCCGGAGAGTGTGCCGTGAAGATGGTCAAGGCGAGGCAGATCGTCGACAGCCGCGGCAATCCGACGGTGGAGGTTGATCTGGTTACTGATCAGCTTTACCGTTCCGCCGTCCCCAGCGGCGCTTCCACCGGGATCTACGAGGCCTTGGAGCTTAGAGATGGCGATAAGAACGTTTATGGAGGTAAAGGCGTGCTCAGTGCCGTGAAGAACATCAATGAAATCTTGGCCTCGAAACTTGTCGGTGTTGATGTCAGGTAAAAATTTGTCGAGATCACATGAATATTTATCGTGTAATTGTGCTTTTGATGCTTCTGGAAGGAAAATTACATTCATATTTAGCTCGTAGGGACAGAAAATAGCTTCTGTGATGCCAACCAAgtagtacacacacacacacacacacacacacacatatttatatataatatttgctttttgaaaaaaaaaaagtaggaaaGATTTAATTTTGTCTACATGTTTGATGGTTTGTGCTATAATGGGTTTCTTTTCAACTTAATTTCTCTTGCTAATACTGCTGCAAGCTGGCCACTCAAGCGCGCCCAGATGTTATTAATTTCTTTTATGGTGATCTTTTATCCCCTGGAGCAATACTCATCAATAATGTTCAGTATCTGGGTGCTGTGATGCTGTCTGATCGGCAGGCTGTGAGCACTATCTTTTCTTTTACAGTTAAGAGCAAtgcaattcttttttttttttgttttcaaaagcaagaaaaatgcctatttttcttaaaaaatgatACTACAATGAGGCCTCAACGTTGCCATTAGGAACTTGTTATGGACTTAAAATGTGCTTGAGCTTAATTTAGGTCTAATATGGGTGCTCACGAGGCAACTGAGTTTGAGTCACAGCAAATGGCTGAGAAGTACTTTACAAAAGTAAAAGACAAGCATAAAATAGTTTGGTTGTCATTAACTAGGCTTGCTTCAGTGTTGGGGATGTTGAATTTTGTGTTAACACTCAGATTGAAGTAGTTTAAACAAAATCTGGCAGGATTGCACATTTTAATAAAAAGAATCTGGTAGGAGTGCGCATGCTAGTACTATCGGGGCAATTCTTTAATACTAATTATATGAACTACTCTGCAGAGCAGCTAGGGGGTTAGTGCACCTAAGCCTTGCTTTTTCTGGGAAGTGTTGGAAGATGAACACAGTAACTTAATCTCATCTTGATAGCATGCTTAGGAACTTGTCCAAGGgcattcatatacatatgtgtcaACCTCAAAGTTCTATTATAGAGCTAGCCATGTTGCTCGGCTTGGTGGCCTTTGAGGGAAAAACAGGATTCCTTGGAGAAATAGGGAATTTGTAGTCTGTATACGGAGATCAGTAAGAAGGCTTGTTTGTTTGGCTCAAATTCAAATCCCACTACACTGCACAACCAAACAATTACGGCATTGCCACAATCTTGTGCTTAACCAGGAGATTTAGCCTAGTTTGTCACAAAGGTTTGGCCCCTGAGGCAGTTTGGCAGTTTAAATTCCTCATGAAGATGCTTACTTGCCATCTTGTTGATAGGTTTTATAAGCTTGTGGTTTGGTTAATCTTCGTAGTTTtaataatccaaaaaaatataaacataaaataaaaagaacCTTGGACTTGAGCTGACAGCATCCATGCATGAACTTTAATGTATTATTAAACCAACTATGTAGTTCAGCTTATGGTTGGGTTAATCTTTGTAGTTCTAAGAATCCAAATAATACAAAAGCATAATAAAAAGAATCTTCTACTTCAGTTTGTCACCTTCCACTCAAGaaagttattatattattaatcgGTTAAAGAAGTTTTCCCCATAAAACTTGATTTCTTCATTTATATTGTTTTTTTGCGGGCTGATGTGTGTCTTTGTAGAGTTTATGATTTTTACTTTTTCCATCTTCCTGTTTATAAGAAATCAAGCTGAAGTTGATGCCATAATGCTGGATCTTGATGGAACTCCAAATAAGTCAAAATTGGGTGCAAATGCCATACTGGGAGTATCACTTAGTGTGTGTCGAGCTGGTGCAGGAGCAAAGGGAATACCCTTGTACAAGCACATTCAAGAATTATCAGGAACAAAGGAGCTTGTTATGCCAGTTCCAGCTTTCAATGTGATAAATGGAGGCAGCCATGCTGGAAATAATCTGGCTATGCAAGAATTCATGATATTACCAGTAGGTGCAACCTCATTTGCAGAGGCACTCCGCATGGGGAGCGAAGGTTAgtgaattaaaattttgatgATTGAAGTTGTCTTATTTCCTGGTTGACATCTTGGTGCTAGTCTATCAGTTAGTGCTCAGTTTTTAATTGGCTGATTGCAGCCCTTGGAATTTTAATTGCattttgctttatatatatacaacctcATAAGGTTTATATGCACTAATCCATGACTAGTGGTGAGAAAGTTCATTGACTGTTCTACATTTTGGGGGAACAGTTTATCATACACTAAAGGGAATAATCAAGGCAAAATATGGACAAGATGCATGCAATGTTGGAGATGAAGGTGGATTTGCTCCTTCTGTTCAGGATAATAGGGAAGGGCTGATTTTGCTCATTGATGCAATTGAAAAGGCTGGTTACACGGGGAAGGTAGGTGGTATTTGttccctttcttttttctttttatcatttaaatttccTTATAGCATTTACGGACGGAAAATGAATAATGCAGATAAAGATAGGGATGGATGTTGCAGCATCAGAGTTTTTCACTAAGGATGGGAAATATGATCTTAATTTTAAGAAACAGCCAAATGATGGGGCTCATGTGTGCACAGCTGAGAGCCTCTGCGAACTCTACAAGGAGTTTGTCAAAGATTTTCCTATTGTGTCTATTGAAGATCCATTTGACCAAGATGATTGGAAGTCTTGGGCTTCACTCCAGTCTTCAGTTGATATCCAACTTGTAGGAGATGACCTGTTGGTTACAAACCCAAAGAGAATAGCTGAAGCAATCCAAAAGAAGGCTTGCAATGGTTTGCTGTTAAAGGCAAGTGTCAATATCGTAATGCTGCTTATTGTTATGTCATATATTGGGActctgcgtgtgtgtgtgtgtgtgtgtgtatgtttttttttaatattttttcttagCTCTTGTTCTTTGAGCTTTGACTTCTGAGATATGTCACTTTATTTTGAATTTCATTATCATCGGGGAACATATCCTGTAATGGAGAAGCCTTTAACTTACACTGTTCATTTTGTTCATCTGCGAATATTATAATAGTTTCAGAATTACATGTTCTTTATAAGTTCACATATGGAATCGTTATCACTGTATTTGCATAGTGCCTTTTATCACTATATTTGCATGAACAAATCAGCATTGAAGCAGAAAAGCGGAAAAACAGAGGCATGAAAAATTTGTGGGCTTGTATGCTATTAACAATTCAGGCTCCCATGCTAAATAACTTTCTTATTGGTATGTTTTAGCCGTTTAAACTGCTGAGATGAATGGAGTTCTCAGAGTTTCAACGGAAAAATAAGAGACCATGCACATTGTGCTTATTGAGTGTTAAGAAGTTTCTTTTTTTCAGATAATATAACAAcattaaaaacaaaagaaaataatttcaagAAGTGGATAAGATTGAGTTGGGCATTTAAAGTTTTCTTCTAGGGATTTGAACTGTTTGCTGATCATACCTGATTCATGCTTGATCATAGTTCCCTGTAACCACACACGCCACACTCTTGCTGAAATGAACTCATCGTTAATTTTCCAATTGCAGGTGAACCAGATCGGCACAGTAACTGAATCCATTCAAGCTGCCCTTGACTCCAAATCTGCAGGATGGGGAGTGATGGTCAGCCACCGGAGTGGTGAAACAGAGGATAACTTTATTGCTGATCTTTCTGTTGGTTTGGCAAGTGGACAGGTTTTAGCAGCTGAACCTTAAGCTTCTGATATATGCTGTCTTTTGATGGTGTTGTATGATTTTAACCATTGTGCATTGTGTTCAATAGATCAAAACAGGAGCTCCCTGCAGAAGTGAGCGGTTAGCCAAGTATAATCAGGTAACATCTgaatttttttcttcaattatcATGGATCTTTCCCCTCTCTCGCTTACTCATGCTCATAGTGTTTACAACCCTTTGATGCTGGCGCCTGATGCAGCGTCAATGTCTGAAGAGATTTCTGCCAAACACAAACTATGCTCATCTGTTCATAGGATTTTGagcaaatatttgattttttaggTCCATTTTCTTTGCCAAAAAGACATGACCAATTAAGCATGTCTTATATTCCATTCTTTCTTTGTCATTGCAGCTTCTACGCATTGAAGAGGAACTTGGAAGTGTGTGCTATGCTGGCAAAGCATTCAGATCGCcataggggaaaaaaaaaagaagagaagagagagaacttgccctttctttttattttttctttttaatttatataattaaaataaggTGCTGGATCATATTCATCATCATGAAAGCACTTGGGTGAGTTACAAGAGAAGTTGGGGGGTGCTGGAATATGTTGGAGTTTTGGTAAATCCAAATGGCTCAAGTGGCATCCAGAAGCGGCATTTTGGTTTTAGGGATTAGAAACCATATATTTTCATTTAGAATGTAACATCTGTAGTCATTGTTTCACTGAATAAGGTGGTGATCTTGGTTTTGTTGTATTTGCTTGGTAGTGTATGGAATATGGTTGCAGCTTAAAAGCTTGAGTTTGTGAGTTCGTGAGCATTATGTTgtactttaattcaaaaaaattgtCAATCTTCCCAAAATGTGGCCCTTTGTGTGAAATAGACTTTAGGAAATCACAGTTCATTAGTGAAATCTAATTCGTGAAATTCCACTTTGATTTCAATCTCCAAATCGAATTTTCCTATATTCATTTTTAGCTTGAAATTTACTCATGTTGCCTTTGAGAACATGAATTTCGAATCCTGAATTGTGCAACCATAACATTGCATTGTATTTAAGAGAAAAGTCATCTGAGTTGCAACTTCTGctcacaaaaaaagaaaaaaagaaaagaagaagaagaagctgtgGTTGGAAATCACATAAACATCTTTTTATATGAGGAGCAAATAGGAGAAATGAAGAGTattcatattttataaatatatgtcAACTTTATGCTTGCAACATAACCCATATTAGTTTTCACTAAAGCCTCTAGATGTGGATGTAAttactttttattttgaaatttgattAGTTCATATTTAACAAATTATATTGAGCTTTGTGTTTTCAATGTTCTTTAGGATATGtttcctctattttttttttctatgaattcatttatatatatttcatatcatgtaATTCTTTATTAGAGAAAAAAatgctaaaattttttaaaaataatcatattaatTGTCAAAATGGGCACATACAACTAATATCAAGTTGAGAATATCATTTTAGATGCCTCtccttattttttaatataacaaGAGTGAGATAGCGTTGCTTAGATCCCTCAATGCCTACTGGGGATAATCTAAGCAATGTAATAATGCTATTAGCTACCACTTGTATCTTTGAGTGAGTGTAATGAATTTGTCATTCATATATGTGTTGTGATTGACAACTTTAATTCGATgaaaattctatgattttatgtataaTATAAGCAATGATCAATTGTGGGTATGGAGGAAACCAATGAGGATGTCAACAAACCAACCAACTTGAAATAAAGAAGTTGAATTCTTTGGACAAGACTCCATATGCTTGAAAGTTTGGATGAGGAGTTTGTTGAAGCAGCACTTCTTCTTGGGGAGGGTCTACGTACTCCTTTTAGAAACACGTTCATAGGGTTTTGTAAATCAAATGAAGTGGCTAATGCAATATGAGTCTAATAGCAAAAAACTTGGCGGCGTTATATCTTTTGAAAATTCCCCATTGTCCATGAATATTAGATGTGGAAATCTGAAGGGCAAATGGATACACTTGATTTTGGTTGTAATTATTTCTTTGCTAAGTTTGTGTTGAAGGATTACTTGGACATAATCCTAATGGAAAGACCTTGGAATATGTAGAGCCATTACTTTGTCTTGGATTCATCCCCAGAACTTTCAGTGCATTTTTATAACTCAAATTTTCGGAGAACCATTGCCTTCTATTTTGTTTAGCCAATCTTCTTAGTTTCATAATCAATTTGTGACAACATTGATAGGATTTCTAGGAACTTCATTTGGTGGAATCGCATGGGTGTTAATTTTGTTAGTCAAGATTCAATTACGAAACTTAAAAAAGAAGGGAAGATTAGGTTTTCGAAGCACTCATAATATAATGTAGAGTTGTCAGGGAAACTGTCTTGGGTTATCTTATTAGAGGTTGATAACTTCAGCCGAGTAGGTTTGTGGAAGACAAAATATTTGAAGGAAGATTATCTTTCTTCTCATATATATCCCATTGGCCTCCTTGTCATATATTTGGAGGTCAATAATGAAAAGTTTTGGACTTGTTAAACATGGATTTAGGTTCAAAGAGGGGGAATGCTAGATATTATACCTCTTGAAAGTAGGGTGGAGATTGTTGATAAAGAACAATACCTAAAAATTGGGAAATATTACTTTTAATGGAGTTGACAAGGATTTCAGTAATATCTACTCTTTGATATATCCAAATTCCAAGGATTTCATTATATTCACATCATTAGCCCATTGAGAGCGGATAGATGATTTTTTTAATTGCTTGTTAGTAATGGGATTTCATTGCCTTTCGCCAAATTAGCTTGGAAAGAAGTGGCTTCAGTTTTGGAAGTACAAATTCCCTAAAAAAGTTAAcgatctttatttatttatttttggattacataggaactccagccaccaacaagcccttcggactccctggtgcggcaccaaacctacggatcagcgtttcccctaggtctcactgatcaggtaaagtccggaatgctgACACGACTTCCGCgcatcagttggatgttcggccaacctgacccccgggacacatccattaccatccacgatccccgcTAGCTCActgaaaactctcaccatccacggtccccgctggcttaTAGAGTGAACTCTcatcatccacggtccccgctggctcacatagtaaattctcaccatccacaggtaccactagttccgtgagtgtatctacctagaattgaacccccgatactccttcttaagtgctgatgcctttccaccgcgccatgcccgTGGGGGTCTTTAACGATATTTATTTGACTAGCATATTGTGGTCAATTTCTATCTAATGAATATCATGTGAAATTAATTTTATTTGACTCAGATTGTTGTGCTTGGTGTAGGGATCAAGTTGAAGATATTCTGCATCATCTTTACAACTGCTTGAGAGTTGAGGAAGTTTGGTTTGGTTCTTATTTTATGCTTCTCCATCAAGACTTTCATTCAAGGTCTTACTATCTAGTTAGAGGAAAATCTTCCTATACCATCAAAAGGAAAATCCTCTTTTGCTAAAACAAAGGCCTTTATAATTTCTTGTTGGAAAATTTGATGAATGCAGAATGCTAAAATCATAGAAGGAACACATTCTTCAATGCTTTTTCAATTGTTGTAGAAAAAAGCCTTGATGGAAGCCTATGATATGACTTTTGTTATTTGTCACAAAAATTTGTCTTCTTCTATGCAGTTTAGATCAGTTGAATGGAATCCTCATAATAATGTCTAGACAAAGATAAATTTTGATGACAGTTCGAGGCAATCCAAGGCAAGCAGGAATTGGTGGTCTTC
The Malania oleifera isolate guangnan ecotype guangnan chromosome 13, ASM2987363v1, whole genome shotgun sequence DNA segment above includes these coding regions:
- the LOC131146112 gene encoding enolase 1, chloroplastic isoform X2, yielding MALATPSNTLLHTHFLPSKHSAVPYLSSTVPSSLSPSNRRPLVVRSSIAVSPSPALKASGECAVKMVKARQIVDSRGNPTVEVDLVTDQLYRSAVPSGASTGIYEALELRDGDKNVYGGKGVLSAVKNINEILASKLVGVDVRNQAEVDAIMLDLDGTPNKSKLGANAILGVSLSVCRAGAGAKGIPLYKHIQELSGTKELVMPVPAFNVINGGSHAGNNLAMQEFMILPVGATSFAEALRMGSEVYHTLKGIIKAKYGQDACNVGDEGGFAPSVQDNREGLILLIDAIEKAGYTGKIKIGMDVAASEFFTKDGKYDLNFKKQPNDGAHVCTAESLCELYKEFVKDFPIVSIEDPFDQDDWKSWASLQSSVDIQLVGDDLLVTNPKRIAEAIQKKACNGLLLKVNQIGTVTESIQAALDSKSAGWGVMVSHRSGETEDNFIADLSVGLASGQIKTGAPCRSERLAKYNQLLRIEEELGSVCYAGKAFRSP
- the LOC131146112 gene encoding enolase 1, chloroplastic isoform X1 yields the protein MALATPSNTLLHTHFLPSKHSAVPYLSSTVPSSLSPSNRRPLVVRSSIAVSPSPALKASGECAVKMVKARQIVDSRGNPTVEVDLVTDQLYRSAVPSGASTGIYEALELRDGDKNVYGGKGVLSAVKNINEILASKLVGVDVRNQAEVDAIMLDLDGTPNKSKLGANAILGVSLSVCRAGAGAKGIPLYKHIQELSGTKELVMPVPAFNVINGGSHAGNNLAMQEFMILPVGATSFAEALRMGSEVYHTLKGIIKAKYGQDACNVGDEGGFAPSVQDNREGLILLIDAIEKAGYTGKIKIGMDVAASEFFTKDGKYDLNFKKQPNDGAHVCTAESLCELYKEFVKDFPIVSIEDPFDQDDWKSWASLQSSVDIQLVGDDLLVTNPKRIAEAIQKKACNGLLLKVNQIGTVTESIQAALDSKSAGWGVMVSHRSGETEDNFIADLSVGLASGQIKTGAPCRSERLAKYNQVTSEFFSSIIMDLSPLSLTHAHSVYNPLMLAPDAASMSEEISAKHKLCSSVHRILSKYLIF